A region of Myxococcus stipitatus DSM 14675 DNA encodes the following proteins:
- a CDS encoding MFS transporter: MDVRAEQAMGAQVGGLSRAVTFLLAVACGLAVANVYYAQPLLDAMAAELGLREATVGIVVTVTQVGYGLGLLLVVPLGDLVERRRLVTSQMSLSVVALGVVALAPTVTVLLTGMAAVGLFAVVTQVLVAFSATLATPAERGRVVGTVTSGVVLGILSARTVAGFVSDFAGWRAVYGVSAVATLAVAVALFRVLPRERVQRGLTYPQLLRSVLTLFVEERELRVRAVLALLTFASLTTLWTPLVLLLGAPPHSLSHSEVGLFGLAGVAGALAASRAGRLADRGLGNATTTAALVLLLVSWVPIGWAASSLGALGLGIITLDLAIQALHVTGQSELYAVRPEARSRLVAGYMMFYSLGSGAGSLASTVVFSKWGWTGVSIQGAALSAVALGFWAFSRRR; the protein is encoded by the coding sequence GTGGACGTGCGAGCGGAGCAGGCGATGGGAGCGCAGGTGGGCGGGTTGTCGCGGGCCGTCACCTTCCTGCTCGCGGTGGCGTGCGGGCTGGCGGTGGCCAACGTGTACTACGCGCAGCCGCTGCTGGATGCGATGGCGGCGGAGCTGGGGCTGCGCGAGGCCACGGTGGGCATCGTCGTGACGGTGACGCAGGTGGGGTACGGCCTGGGGCTGCTGCTGGTGGTGCCGCTGGGGGACCTGGTGGAGCGGCGGCGGCTGGTCACCTCGCAGATGTCGTTGTCAGTGGTGGCGCTCGGGGTGGTGGCGTTGGCGCCCACGGTGACGGTGCTGCTGACGGGCATGGCGGCGGTGGGGTTGTTCGCCGTCGTGACGCAGGTGCTGGTGGCGTTCTCCGCGACGCTCGCGACACCCGCCGAGCGGGGCCGGGTGGTCGGCACGGTGACGAGCGGCGTGGTGCTGGGCATCCTCTCCGCGCGCACGGTGGCGGGCTTCGTGTCGGACTTCGCGGGATGGCGCGCGGTGTATGGCGTCTCCGCGGTGGCGACGCTGGCGGTGGCCGTGGCCCTCTTCCGTGTCCTGCCTCGCGAGCGGGTTCAGCGCGGGCTGACCTATCCCCAGCTCTTGCGCTCCGTGCTCACCTTGTTCGTGGAGGAGCGCGAGCTGCGGGTGCGCGCGGTGCTCGCGCTGTTGACGTTCGCTTCGCTCACCACGCTGTGGACGCCGCTGGTGTTGTTGCTCGGGGCTCCACCACATTCGCTGTCGCACTCGGAGGTCGGGCTGTTCGGCCTCGCGGGGGTTGCGGGAGCGCTGGCGGCCTCGCGTGCGGGGAGGCTGGCGGACCGAGGGCTGGGGAACGCGACGACCACCGCCGCGCTCGTGCTGTTGCTGGTGTCGTGGGTGCCCATCGGCTGGGCGGCGTCGTCCCTGGGGGCGCTGGGCCTGGGCATCATCACGTTGGACCTGGCCATCCAGGCCCTGCATGTCACGGGGCAGAGCGAGCTGTACGCGGTGCGCCCCGAGGCTCGGAGCCGATTGGTCGCGGGCTACATGATGTTCTATTCGCTCGGCAGCGGCGCGGGCTCACTCGCGTCGACGGTGGTCTTCTCGAAGTGGGGATGGACGGGGGTGAGCATTCAAGGCGCGGCCTTGTCGGCGGTGGCCCTGGGGTTCTGGGCCTTCTCGCGGAGAAGATGA
- a CDS encoding winged helix-turn-helix transcriptional regulator — translation MGKTTRQGECPVGRAVDVFGDEWSLLIVRDVFDGLRRFGELQKSLGMAKNILASRLRKLVEHGLLEMVPASDGSAFHEYALTTKGQDLFRVIVAIRQWGEAHCFKPDEPHSVLVDTESGRPVPRMELRAKDGRRIDSTDAVVKKVSEQKSRAKR, via the coding sequence ATGGGGAAGACGACGCGCCAGGGCGAGTGCCCCGTCGGGCGGGCGGTGGACGTGTTCGGCGATGAGTGGTCGCTGCTCATCGTCCGCGACGTGTTCGACGGCCTGCGCCGCTTCGGCGAGCTCCAGAAGAGCCTGGGCATGGCCAAGAACATCCTCGCGTCCAGGCTGCGCAAGCTCGTCGAGCACGGCCTCCTGGAGATGGTGCCCGCGTCCGACGGGAGCGCGTTCCACGAGTACGCCCTGACGACCAAGGGCCAGGACCTGTTCCGGGTCATCGTGGCGATACGGCAGTGGGGAGAGGCGCACTGCTTCAAGCCCGACGAGCCCCACTCCGTCCTCGTGGACACCGAGAGCGGGCGCCCGGTCCCTCGGATGGAGCTGCGCGCGAAGGACGGCCGGCGCATCGACTCCACGGACGCCGTGGTGAAGAAGGTCTCCGAGCAGAAGTCCCGCGCGAAGCGGTGA
- a CDS encoding sulfotransferase domain-containing protein gives MARAEALRSQPSPRLPDSIQKILALPAQDGRVFAPADIRVEPSDVFVASFPKCGTTWMQQIVHGLRTGGSMDFEEISLVIPWLEFPQLSGVDVGGPQVARPRAFKSHLRWEVIPKGGRYLYITRAPADALVSFYHFLEGWMFEPGAYSVADIYEGVFLNELLFGNYWTHLRSWWQVRERDDVLLMTYEDLIEDLEGAVRRIGGFMGLDVDDALAAKVTHQASFGFMHAHQGQFDDHPTTVALNALAGLPLEVRTTKVRTGRVGDSARLPASIHAALEAAWKEDIEGPLGIPSYARLRQLLNESRDCASD, from the coding sequence ATGGCCCGCGCAGAAGCCCTTCGCAGTCAGCCGTCACCTCGCCTGCCCGACTCCATCCAGAAAATCCTGGCGCTGCCCGCGCAAGACGGACGCGTCTTCGCCCCCGCCGACATCCGCGTGGAGCCGAGCGATGTCTTCGTCGCGTCGTTCCCCAAGTGCGGCACGACGTGGATGCAGCAAATCGTCCACGGGCTGCGCACGGGCGGCTCCATGGACTTCGAGGAGATCTCCCTCGTCATCCCCTGGCTGGAGTTCCCGCAGCTCTCGGGCGTCGACGTCGGCGGCCCCCAGGTCGCACGTCCCCGCGCCTTCAAGTCCCACCTGCGCTGGGAGGTGATTCCCAAGGGCGGCCGGTACCTCTACATCACGCGCGCGCCGGCGGATGCGCTCGTGTCCTTCTACCACTTCCTCGAAGGCTGGATGTTCGAGCCCGGCGCCTACAGCGTGGCGGACATCTACGAGGGCGTCTTCCTGAACGAGCTGCTCTTCGGCAACTACTGGACGCACCTGCGCTCCTGGTGGCAGGTGCGCGAGCGCGACGACGTGCTCCTCATGACCTACGAGGACCTGATTGAGGACCTGGAGGGCGCCGTCCGCCGCATCGGGGGATTCATGGGGCTGGACGTGGATGACGCCCTGGCCGCGAAGGTGACGCATCAGGCCTCCTTCGGGTTCATGCACGCGCACCAGGGACAGTTCGATGACCACCCCACGACGGTGGCCCTCAACGCGCTCGCCGGGCTGCCCCTCGAGGTCCGCACCACCAAGGTCCGCACCGGCCGCGTCGGCGACTCGGCGCGGCTGCCCGCCTCCATCCACGCGGCGCTCGAGGCCGCATGGAAGGAGGACATCGAAGGACCGCTCGGCATCCCCAGCTATGCCCGGCTGAGGCAATTGCTGAACGAGTCCCGCGACTGTGCCAGCGACTAA
- a CDS encoding OsmC family protein: MEGFPLRLKWQGSTAGEYSRDAAAGADGKPDLLLSAGTGYGGDGARWNPEDLLGASLAQCHLLTFLALAKKLRLDVRDYDDAVTVILEAVDKVKRVTKVRLAPVIRVAPGTDVEKVREMFFKAHKYCFIGQSITAEVVMEPTIEVLPA, translated from the coding sequence GTGGAAGGGTTTCCATTGCGGCTCAAGTGGCAAGGCTCCACCGCGGGCGAGTACAGCCGCGACGCGGCGGCGGGTGCGGACGGCAAGCCGGACCTGCTGTTGAGCGCGGGGACGGGGTACGGCGGGGATGGCGCCCGCTGGAATCCGGAGGACCTGCTGGGCGCCTCGCTGGCGCAGTGCCACCTGCTGACGTTCCTGGCGCTGGCGAAGAAGCTGCGGCTGGACGTGCGCGACTACGACGACGCGGTGACGGTGATTCTGGAGGCGGTGGACAAGGTGAAGCGGGTGACGAAGGTCCGCCTGGCGCCCGTCATCCGCGTGGCGCCGGGGACGGATGTGGAGAAGGTGCGCGAGATGTTCTTCAAGGCGCACAAGTACTGCTTCATCGGGCAGAGCATCACCGCCGAGGTGGTGATGGAGCCGACCATCGAAGTGCTGCCGGCTTAG
- a CDS encoding cobalamin-binding protein — MNVHLTELLSSAPPYPRRVVCMTEETTEVLYRIGAGELVVGVSGFTVRPPEARKKPRVSSFLDANFERILELKPDLVLGFSDLQADLGRELCKRGVPVYLFNQRSLAEILQTVRLIGALVGRAEAAETLADELTANLERHSDAAQSLPRRPRIFFEEWHEPLISGIRWCSELVEVVGGEDICRESRASQGAKGRIFEPEEVARRNPDGVIASWCGRKAKRDKIASRPGWAQVRAVVDDQLYEVKSSLILQPGPAALSDGVEKLARIVAAIARGEKLPVPKGADLRGA; from the coding sequence ATGAACGTCCACCTGACCGAGTTGCTTTCCTCCGCGCCACCGTACCCCCGCCGGGTGGTGTGCATGACGGAGGAGACGACGGAGGTGCTCTACCGCATCGGGGCAGGCGAGCTGGTGGTGGGGGTGTCGGGCTTCACGGTGCGGCCACCCGAGGCGCGCAAGAAGCCCCGGGTGTCGTCGTTCCTGGACGCGAACTTCGAGCGCATCCTGGAGCTGAAGCCGGATCTGGTCCTGGGGTTCTCCGACCTGCAGGCGGACCTGGGCCGCGAGCTGTGCAAGCGGGGCGTGCCCGTGTACCTGTTCAACCAGCGCTCGCTGGCGGAGATCCTCCAGACGGTGCGGCTGATTGGGGCGCTGGTGGGGCGGGCGGAGGCGGCGGAGACGCTGGCGGACGAGCTGACGGCGAACCTGGAGCGGCACTCGGACGCGGCGCAGTCGCTGCCCCGCAGGCCGCGCATCTTCTTCGAGGAGTGGCATGAGCCGCTCATCTCCGGCATCCGCTGGTGCTCGGAGTTGGTGGAGGTGGTGGGAGGCGAGGACATCTGCCGCGAGTCGCGTGCGTCCCAAGGGGCCAAGGGCCGCATCTTCGAGCCGGAGGAGGTCGCGCGCAGGAACCCCGACGGTGTCATCGCGAGCTGGTGTGGCCGCAAGGCGAAGCGGGACAAGATTGCGTCGCGGCCGGGCTGGGCCCAGGTGCGCGCGGTGGTGGACGACCAGCTCTACGAGGTGAAGAGCAGCCTCATCCTCCAGCCGGGGCCCGCGGCGCTGTCCGACGGCGTGGAGAAGCTGGCGCGCATCGTCGCGGCGATTGCGCGAGGCGAGAAGCTCCCGGTGCCCAAGGGCGCCGACTTGCGTGGCGCCTGA
- a CDS encoding serine/threonine protein kinase, whose amino-acid sequence MIESNAPTNGAPPEMVDPLLGRVLNERFRILETLGAGGMGRVYKAVQAPLDRLVALKVLNPHYNDEGKDPGFQKRFFLEASVTAKLRHPNTVTVIDYGKTDDGIYYIAMEYLDGLTLSQLLTQVGPLPWARALNITQQVARSLREAHKVGLIHRDLKPANVMVLNQETDHDIVKVLDFGLVKSFIGEADIQDTSLTQAGIILGSPQYMAPEQARNIADPRSDVYSMGVVLYQMLMGQPPFLAAQSIDVIVKHINEPPPAFGAIWPEHGCPAEVEALVMKCLAKQPADRYQSMDHVLEAMRRLAHAVGVSGVFSGPRLTGTGSGPRSGPINGPMASGARSGPSTMALDIAVEEPAPKPARRLWPLALVGGVLLVGGGGAALLASRSPEPQPVAPAPAASARNPTQPAPADSEAPESPTKAPPPATALGSDGDELALAPLVPTNGPTVQFVIDSEPGGARVRYRGKDLGTTPVNLKVPQEEDGTARAELTFTLEGYQPATVTAVGSGSEKPFLQKLKKKSSPRPTRPAADSNDKFKDNPY is encoded by the coding sequence ATGATCGAAAGCAACGCCCCGACGAATGGCGCCCCACCCGAGATGGTGGACCCGCTCTTGGGCCGGGTCCTCAACGAACGCTTCCGCATCCTGGAGACCCTGGGTGCCGGAGGCATGGGCCGCGTCTACAAGGCCGTGCAGGCACCGCTGGACCGTCTCGTCGCGCTGAAGGTCCTCAACCCTCACTACAACGACGAGGGCAAGGACCCGGGCTTCCAGAAGCGCTTCTTCCTGGAGGCCAGCGTCACCGCGAAGCTGCGCCACCCCAACACCGTCACCGTCATCGACTACGGCAAGACGGACGACGGCATCTACTACATCGCGATGGAGTACCTGGACGGGCTCACGCTCAGCCAGCTGCTCACGCAGGTGGGGCCGCTGCCGTGGGCACGCGCGCTCAACATCACGCAGCAGGTGGCGCGCTCGCTGCGCGAGGCGCACAAGGTCGGCCTCATCCACCGCGACCTCAAGCCCGCCAACGTCATGGTCCTCAACCAGGAGACGGACCACGACATCGTCAAGGTGCTCGACTTCGGCCTGGTGAAGTCCTTCATCGGCGAAGCCGACATCCAGGACACCTCGCTCACCCAGGCCGGCATCATCCTGGGCTCGCCGCAGTACATGGCGCCGGAGCAGGCACGCAACATCGCCGACCCGCGCAGCGACGTGTACAGCATGGGCGTGGTGCTCTATCAGATGCTGATGGGTCAGCCGCCCTTCCTCGCGGCCCAGAGCATCGACGTCATCGTCAAGCACATCAACGAGCCGCCTCCCGCCTTCGGCGCCATCTGGCCCGAGCACGGCTGCCCCGCGGAAGTCGAAGCGCTGGTGATGAAGTGCCTGGCGAAGCAGCCCGCCGACCGCTACCAGTCCATGGACCACGTGCTGGAGGCCATGCGCCGCCTCGCGCACGCGGTGGGCGTCAGCGGCGTCTTCAGCGGCCCGCGCCTGACGGGCACCGGCAGTGGTCCTCGCAGCGGCCCCATCAACGGGCCCATGGCCTCTGGCGCGCGGTCCGGCCCCAGCACCATGGCGCTGGACATCGCCGTCGAGGAGCCCGCCCCCAAGCCCGCGCGTCGCCTCTGGCCGCTGGCCCTCGTCGGGGGCGTGCTGCTCGTGGGCGGCGGTGGCGCGGCGCTGCTCGCCTCGCGTTCCCCGGAACCCCAGCCCGTGGCCCCCGCCCCGGCGGCCTCCGCGCGGAACCCCACGCAGCCCGCGCCTGCGGACTCCGAGGCGCCCGAGTCCCCCACCAAGGCCCCGCCGCCCGCCACCGCGCTGGGCTCGGATGGCGACGAGCTGGCGCTGGCGCCGCTCGTGCCGACCAACGGCCCCACGGTTCAGTTCGTCATCGACAGCGAGCCTGGCGGCGCGCGCGTGCGCTATCGCGGCAAGGACCTGGGCACGACGCCCGTGAACCTCAAGGTGCCTCAGGAGGAGGATGGCACCGCTCGCGCGGAGCTGACCTTCACGCTGGAGGGCTACCAGCCCGCCACCGTGACCGCGGTCGGCTCCGGCAGCGAGAAGCCCTTCCTCCAAAAGCTCAAGAAGAAGTCGAGTCCTCGGCCCACGCGGCCTGCTGCTGACTCGAACGACAAATTCAAGGACAACCCCTACTAG
- a CDS encoding TonB-dependent receptor domain-containing protein, whose amino-acid sequence MKHSKALHRVCLLALCLCASQALADARLEARRHFRNGMSLIAKKEYDEGVAELEQAYAIKPHPNVLYNIARAYQDAGRTEKALDAYRRYMTSSPADAASVEATVAALEEKQRALDAAAAPEDKSSLPMPPPPASVQSQQQLATLLERLEKAIERAESVPASGSSAPSTYVPSALPQLGESSSADDGLVPYEERVVTASRRAQSSLEAPNATTVITAEDIRLSGAQTLPELLRRVPGADVMSLGVGSANVSLRGFNQRIANKVLVLVDGRTEYQDFLGLTLWSAIPIGLDEIERIEVIRGPGSALYGANAMLGVINIITQAPGSGPRARFNVTGGTGNSVAGSFLSHGNTGALRYRASVAYSQADKFSRDYGSNRPDIVLRDPDPDIGVRGARGTLSAVYTFSEDKQVGLSGGAYRFNTEIYPLGLLRNYYMDGLTAYAKGDVELGPLKLKTFWNHISGNAGPQYEPIGQRSLALELSSNLFNAELLFARSFQLAGEHQLNVGVEGRLKRVAWNYLGALREEIHAAAFVQDEWRLAEPLSLVASYRVDRHPLLDNGTPGLAHSPRVSALFRPWEGHAFRISAASAFREPTFLESYTRLLVPVQGVPGASGLTTGNTSLRPERLTAFELGWRGEFAEVGMDWDVALYQNRVKDLIALSNFERLPPGESYDPATGNYLIGRSRFVNEDSIYTARGAEAGITLAPIDGLGVKASFAFQTISSDLEEKEECGPCSQAPQLKLFGGVTYRTQTDLEFGVDVAFTSSTTWIEREPTASDPTRIELNSNPLGAYTIINARVGYTAVKDVVEVALTGSQLGGAHSQHPFGNRIERRVYATLTVTP is encoded by the coding sequence GTGAAACACTCCAAAGCCCTTCATCGAGTGTGCCTGCTGGCGCTGTGTCTATGCGCATCGCAGGCCCTGGCGGACGCGCGTCTCGAAGCCCGTCGCCACTTCCGTAACGGCATGAGCCTCATCGCGAAGAAGGAGTACGATGAGGGCGTCGCCGAGTTGGAGCAGGCCTACGCCATCAAGCCGCACCCCAACGTCCTCTACAACATCGCCCGCGCCTACCAGGACGCGGGGCGCACGGAGAAGGCGCTGGATGCGTACCGGCGCTACATGACCAGCAGCCCCGCGGACGCGGCCTCCGTCGAGGCCACCGTCGCCGCGCTGGAGGAGAAGCAGCGCGCGCTGGACGCCGCCGCCGCTCCCGAGGACAAGTCCTCGCTGCCCATGCCGCCCCCGCCGGCCAGCGTCCAGTCGCAGCAGCAGCTGGCCACGCTCCTGGAGCGGCTGGAGAAGGCCATCGAGCGCGCGGAGTCCGTGCCCGCCTCGGGCAGCTCCGCGCCCTCCACGTACGTGCCCAGCGCGCTGCCCCAGCTCGGCGAGTCCTCCAGCGCCGACGACGGCCTGGTCCCCTACGAAGAGCGCGTCGTGACGGCGAGCCGTCGCGCCCAGTCCTCGCTGGAGGCGCCCAACGCCACCACCGTCATCACCGCCGAGGACATCCGCCTGTCGGGCGCGCAGACGCTGCCGGAGTTGCTGCGGCGCGTGCCGGGCGCGGACGTCATGTCGCTGGGTGTCGGCAGCGCCAACGTGTCGCTGCGCGGCTTCAACCAGCGCATCGCCAACAAGGTGCTCGTGCTGGTGGACGGCCGCACCGAGTACCAGGACTTCCTCGGCCTGACGCTGTGGTCCGCCATCCCCATCGGGCTGGATGAAATCGAGCGCATCGAGGTCATCCGCGGCCCGGGCAGCGCGCTGTACGGCGCCAACGCCATGTTGGGCGTCATCAACATCATCACCCAGGCCCCGGGCAGCGGGCCCCGCGCGCGCTTCAACGTCACCGGTGGCACCGGCAACAGCGTGGCGGGCTCGTTCCTCAGCCACGGCAACACGGGCGCGCTGCGCTACCGCGCGTCGGTGGCGTACTCGCAGGCGGACAAGTTCAGCCGTGACTACGGCAGCAACCGCCCGGACATCGTGCTCAGGGACCCGGACCCGGACATCGGCGTGCGCGGCGCGCGCGGCACGCTGTCCGCCGTCTACACCTTCTCCGAGGACAAGCAGGTGGGCCTGTCCGGCGGTGCGTACCGCTTCAACACGGAAATCTATCCGCTGGGCCTCCTGCGCAACTACTACATGGACGGCCTCACCGCGTACGCCAAGGGCGACGTGGAGCTGGGCCCCCTCAAGCTGAAGACGTTCTGGAACCACATCTCCGGCAACGCCGGGCCGCAGTACGAGCCCATCGGTCAGCGCTCGCTGGCGCTGGAGTTGAGCTCCAACCTCTTCAACGCGGAGCTGCTCTTCGCGCGCTCGTTCCAGCTCGCCGGTGAGCACCAGCTCAACGTGGGCGTGGAGGGCCGCCTCAAGCGCGTGGCCTGGAACTACCTGGGCGCGCTGCGCGAGGAGATTCACGCCGCCGCCTTCGTGCAGGACGAGTGGCGTCTGGCCGAGCCGCTCAGCCTCGTCGCCAGCTACCGCGTGGACCGGCACCCGCTGCTCGACAACGGCACGCCGGGCCTGGCGCACTCGCCTCGCGTGTCCGCGCTGTTCCGTCCGTGGGAAGGCCACGCGTTCCGCATCAGCGCGGCCTCCGCCTTCCGCGAGCCCACCTTCCTGGAGAGCTACACGCGCCTGCTCGTCCCCGTGCAGGGCGTCCCCGGCGCCAGCGGCTTGACCACGGGCAACACGTCGCTGCGCCCCGAGCGCCTCACCGCCTTCGAGCTCGGCTGGCGCGGCGAGTTCGCCGAGGTCGGCATGGACTGGGACGTGGCCCTCTACCAGAACCGGGTGAAGGACCTCATCGCCCTGTCCAACTTCGAGCGCCTGCCTCCGGGTGAGTCGTACGACCCGGCCACCGGCAACTACCTCATCGGCCGCTCGCGCTTCGTGAACGAGGACTCCATCTACACCGCGCGCGGCGCGGAGGCCGGCATCACCCTGGCGCCCATCGACGGCCTGGGCGTCAAGGCCAGCTTCGCCTTCCAGACCATCTCCTCCGACCTGGAGGAGAAGGAGGAGTGCGGCCCGTGCAGCCAGGCGCCGCAGCTCAAGCTGTTCGGCGGCGTCACCTACCGCACGCAGACGGACCTGGAGTTCGGCGTGGACGTGGCCTTCACCTCCTCCACCACGTGGATCGAGCGCGAGCCCACGGCCTCGGACCCCACCCGCATCGAGCTCAACTCCAACCCGCTGGGCGCCTACACCATCATCAACGCGCGCGTGGGCTACACGGCCGTGAAGGACGTGGTGGAGGTCGCGCTGACGGGCAGCCAGCTGGGCGGTGCCCACTCTCAACATCCCTTTGGCAACCGCATCGAGCGGCGCGTCTACGCGACGCTGACGGTGACTCCATGA
- a CDS encoding response regulator, translating into MKAGTLPSPEPIPNRTTTDPARPVGSRPASGTAGQRVLLVDDSRSIRTLLKIYLMARNFEFLEAESAEEGLKVAEAESIDLILTDFHMDGMNGADFAAQIRANANPKLAKVPILMMTGDPNVAEVRALGQKAGISAFVRKPVSCAQLMTLVDTILPLPRK; encoded by the coding sequence ATGAAGGCCGGCACCCTGCCCTCCCCAGAGCCCATCCCCAACCGCACCACGACGGACCCGGCGCGCCCTGTGGGAAGCCGGCCGGCGTCGGGTACCGCGGGCCAGCGGGTCCTCCTGGTGGACGACAGCCGCTCCATCCGGACGCTGCTGAAAATCTACCTCATGGCTCGCAACTTCGAGTTCCTCGAGGCGGAGTCCGCCGAGGAGGGCCTGAAGGTGGCCGAGGCGGAGAGCATCGACCTCATCCTCACCGACTTCCACATGGACGGGATGAACGGGGCCGACTTCGCCGCGCAGATTCGGGCCAACGCCAACCCGAAGCTGGCCAAGGTCCCCATCCTGATGATGACCGGTGACCCGAACGTGGCGGAGGTTCGCGCCCTGGGTCAGAAGGCCGGCATCAGCGCCTTCGTCCGCAAGCCGGTGAGCTGCGCGCAGCTCATGACGCTCGTGGACACCATCCTCCCGCTGCCGCGTAAGTAG
- a CDS encoding sulfite oxidase heme-binding subunit YedZ, protein MASSPHPWLNPAVTVGGLVPLVLMAVQGPLGGLGPNAIEASLNDTGLIALVLLVASLACTPLRIVTGWTWPARVRRTLGLLAFTYACSHALTYVVLDQGLSLPALLESLGERPFIFVGFAALMSMVPLAVTSTNAWVRRLGFPRWQRLHRLAYVAAVLGVVHFAWRVKKDLTEPLLYGAVLALLFALRVGEAMRKRRARAASAARNPA, encoded by the coding sequence AGTCACCGTGGGCGGCCTCGTGCCGCTGGTGCTCATGGCCGTGCAGGGGCCGCTGGGCGGGCTGGGCCCCAACGCCATCGAGGCCTCGCTCAACGACACGGGGCTCATCGCGCTGGTGCTGTTGGTGGCGTCCCTGGCGTGTACGCCGCTGCGCATCGTCACCGGGTGGACGTGGCCCGCGCGCGTGCGGCGCACGTTGGGGCTGCTCGCCTTCACGTATGCGTGCTCGCACGCCCTCACGTATGTCGTGCTGGACCAGGGGCTCTCGCTGCCCGCGCTGCTGGAGTCGCTGGGCGAGCGGCCGTTCATCTTCGTGGGCTTCGCCGCGCTGATGTCGATGGTGCCGCTGGCCGTCACCTCGACGAACGCGTGGGTGCGCCGCCTGGGCTTTCCTCGCTGGCAGCGGCTGCACCGGCTGGCCTACGTGGCCGCGGTGCTGGGCGTGGTGCACTTCGCGTGGCGCGTGAAGAAGGACCTCACCGAGCCCCTGCTCTACGGCGCGGTGCTGGCCCTGCTGTTCGCCTTGCGCGTGGGGGAGGCGATGCGAAAACGCCGGGCCCGCGCCGCTTCGGCGGCCCGGAACCCGGCGTGA